The Helicoverpa armigera isolate CAAS_96S chromosome 15, ASM3070526v1, whole genome shotgun sequence genomic interval TCTGTTGAACTAAATGACTTGGATCATAATTTATAGGATCAGGCGGTTCTATGCTAACTTCGTCGTTTGCAGTGCCAAGTATAAAGGAGATTCTGCTAAAGGTACTTCTTCAGAAGAATCATATTCTTCTTTAATATTATCATTAGTTACTTCGTACACAATAAAGTTATCTTTTGGCGTGTCATCGGCGTTTCTTTCTTCTTCGAAAGTCTCTGATAAGAAGTTGAGTCTTTCGTCGTCATATTTTGAAACTGACTGTTGTCCGCCATTTATCTTTTTCTTTCTGTTTTTTATGTAGTTGTCTCGTATGTTACGGAATTTTGATTTGCATTCCTCGGCTGAAACAAAAGCAGTAAATAGATAAGTACAGTCGCCCTCGCATCAAGGTATCATCTAAAATCTGTCACCTTTCAttactgcatttttttatatttatagcacAGGTAAGGTTTAATATTGATTGGCAAAAAATCACAAATTGTAGtagcttatttttttagattaattacaggttttttttttgtttgatgttgtaatgaatgatttgaaaaattctttcactgttgggaagctacactatccccgggtgataggctatattttatcccggtacgggcagtagttccaacgggacgcgagtgaaaccgcgggaaaccgGCTAGTAG includes:
- the LOC110376212 gene encoding uncharacterized protein LOC110376212; translated protein: MMNKQFEDALIEQVKKYPILYRSKVNNGKYMFKKYDCWIKIGAELNRAPEECKSKFRNIRDNYIKNRKKKINGGQQSVSKYDDERLNFLSETFEEERNADDTPKDNFIVYEVTNDNIKEEYDSSEEVPLAESPLYLALQTTKLA